In Thermodesulfobacteriota bacterium, the genomic stretch ATTTCCAAAGGGGTAGTTATAAATCCTCCATTGCTACATTGTATTCTTTAACCTAATAGAACCAATGCATCCACAGCAACTGGTTTGTCACCGTTTATTATTAAGGGATTTATATCTATTTCCTTAATCTGTCCAAATTCTAATCCGATGTTACCAATCGATATCAATGCATCACATAGAATATCCATATTAATAGAGGGCTTGCCACGAAAAGCATCCAGCATCTTATGCCCTCTTATTTCCATTGCCATCTCCATAGCATCCCTCTTTTCTAACGGCG encodes the following:
- a CDS encoding acetate--CoA ligase family protein produces the protein PLEKRDAMEMAMEIRGHKMLDAFRGKPSINMDILCDALISIGNIGLEFGQIKEIDINPLIINGDKPVAVDALVLLG